A genome region from Natronosalvus rutilus includes the following:
- a CDS encoding DUF5789 family protein, with protein MFRNRTGEFIDAHEYPATTEELIEAYGDRDLELPNGSEQLGDVLGRLEGETFESADDAQLAVYSAVSDKAVGRVGYSDRDPTPLGSPYAPVPMSF; from the coding sequence ATGTTCCGTAACCGAACCGGCGAGTTCATCGACGCCCACGAATACCCCGCGACGACGGAGGAACTGATCGAAGCCTACGGCGACCGGGATCTCGAACTCCCGAACGGGTCCGAGCAACTCGGCGACGTACTCGGCCGCCTCGAGGGCGAGACGTTCGAGTCCGCCGACGACGCCCAGTTGGCGGTCTACTCCGCGGTGAGCGACAAGGCGGTCGGTCGCGTGGGTTACTCCGACCGGGATCCGACGCCGCTCGGCAGTCCGTACGCGCCCGTGCCGATGTCGTTCTAG
- a CDS encoding sulfurtransferase, which yields MADDTYANDVLVTADWVADRLDQFESDDPEYRLLEVDVDTEAYDESHAPGAIGFNWETQLQDQTTRDILSKEDFEDLLGSHGVSDDSTVVLYGDNANWFAAYTYWQFKYYGHDDVRLLDGGREYWLENDYPTTDEVPEFPAVEYDASGPRESIRAYRDDVENAIDKGLPLVDVRSPEEFSGEVLAPPGLQETAQRGGHVPGAKNISWAAVTDDDGTFKSRDELEELYGEEGIDGDETTVAYCRIGERSSVAWFALHELLGYEDAVNYDGSWTEWGNLVGAPVETGDGS from the coding sequence ATGGCAGACGACACTTACGCCAACGACGTTCTGGTCACCGCCGACTGGGTGGCCGACCGACTCGATCAGTTCGAGAGCGACGACCCCGAATACCGGCTGCTCGAGGTCGACGTAGACACCGAGGCCTACGACGAGAGCCACGCCCCCGGCGCCATCGGGTTCAACTGGGAGACCCAGCTCCAGGACCAGACGACGCGCGACATCCTCTCGAAGGAGGACTTCGAGGACCTGCTGGGCAGTCACGGCGTCAGTGACGACTCGACGGTCGTCCTGTACGGGGACAACGCCAACTGGTTCGCCGCCTACACCTACTGGCAGTTCAAGTACTACGGCCACGACGACGTCCGCCTGCTCGACGGCGGCCGCGAGTACTGGCTTGAGAACGACTACCCGACGACCGACGAGGTCCCCGAGTTCCCTGCCGTCGAGTACGATGCGTCCGGCCCGCGCGAGTCCATTCGCGCCTACCGCGACGACGTCGAAAACGCCATCGACAAGGGCCTTCCGCTCGTCGACGTTCGCTCGCCCGAGGAGTTCTCCGGCGAGGTCCTCGCGCCTCCGGGACTGCAGGAGACCGCCCAGCGCGGCGGCCACGTCCCCGGCGCGAAGAACATCTCCTGGGCGGCCGTGACCGACGACGACGGCACGTTCAAGAGCCGCGACGAACTCGAGGAACTGTACGGCGAGGAGGGCATCGACGGCGACGAGACGACCGTCGCCTACTGCCGTATCGGCGAGCGCTCCTCGGTCGCCTGGTTCGCGCTGCACGAGCTGCTGGGCTACGAGGACGCCGTCAACTACGACGGCTCCTGGACCGAGTGGGGCAACCTCGTCGGCGCGCCGGTCGAGACCGGCGACGGCAGCTGA
- a CDS encoding tRNA pseudouridine(54/55) synthase Pus10, with translation MTLTEDARALLASGPVCDACLGRPVADRSFGLANAERGRALRTTVALADDEDFEPVDPLDCWVCEGYCGTFDAVADTVVAALEGIDFDTYQVGTRVPPLVEENDRLLREDAGFDLDAGEPLKREFNREVGRRVGARTGAAFEVERPDVLAVIDLEAFDPFEVLEAVKESESEAVNESESASEGDASVPVTSHTVDLQVNPAFVYGRYRKLERDIPQTEWPCRECGGDGVQLGDEGEEPCEYCGGSGYLYDESVEQFVRPHVVKAMDGESGTFHGAGREDVDALMLGTGRPFVLEVKRPRIRSPDPAALEAVINEAADGSVEVEGLRLATYEMVERVKEHDASKRYRAQVAFEDPVDQATFDAALEALDGATLEQYTPERVDHRRASLTRERTVHAIEGDLIEPTSAEVSVHGEGGLYIKELISGDNGRTEPSLAGLLEVGAEVTALDVIAVEGEDEPFERDEYFREPSSA, from the coding sequence ATGACGCTCACGGAAGACGCCCGGGCGCTCCTCGCGTCGGGACCGGTCTGTGACGCCTGCCTGGGCAGGCCCGTCGCCGACCGGAGTTTCGGGCTGGCCAACGCCGAACGGGGGCGGGCGCTGCGGACGACGGTCGCACTGGCCGACGACGAAGATTTCGAGCCAGTCGATCCGCTCGACTGCTGGGTCTGTGAGGGGTACTGCGGGACGTTCGACGCCGTCGCCGACACCGTCGTCGCAGCCCTCGAGGGAATCGACTTCGACACCTACCAGGTGGGGACGCGCGTCCCGCCGCTGGTCGAGGAGAACGACCGCTTGCTCCGCGAGGACGCCGGCTTCGACCTCGACGCTGGCGAACCGCTGAAACGGGAGTTCAACCGCGAGGTCGGCCGCCGGGTCGGCGCTCGGACCGGCGCCGCGTTCGAGGTCGAGCGTCCCGACGTGCTGGCGGTGATCGATCTCGAGGCGTTCGATCCGTTCGAGGTGCTCGAGGCCGTGAAGGAGAGCGAGAGCGAGGCTGTGAACGAGAGTGAAAGCGCGAGCGAGGGCGACGCGAGCGTACCCGTGACGAGCCACACCGTCGACCTGCAGGTCAACCCCGCGTTCGTCTACGGCCGCTACCGCAAACTCGAGCGCGACATCCCCCAGACGGAGTGGCCCTGCCGGGAGTGCGGCGGCGACGGCGTCCAGCTGGGCGACGAGGGCGAGGAGCCCTGCGAGTACTGCGGCGGCTCGGGCTACCTCTACGACGAGAGCGTCGAGCAGTTCGTCCGTCCCCACGTCGTCAAGGCGATGGACGGCGAGTCCGGCACCTTCCACGGCGCCGGCCGGGAGGATGTCGACGCGCTGATGCTCGGGACGGGCCGGCCGTTCGTCCTCGAGGTGAAACGCCCGCGAATTCGGTCGCCCGACCCGGCGGCCCTCGAAGCGGTGATCAACGAGGCCGCCGACGGGTCGGTGGAGGTCGAGGGACTGCGACTCGCCACCTACGAGATGGTCGAGCGCGTCAAGGAACACGACGCGAGCAAGCGCTACCGGGCGCAGGTCGCGTTTGAGGACCCCGTCGATCAGGCGACGTTCGACGCGGCCCTCGAGGCGCTCGACGGGGCGACACTCGAGCAGTACACGCCCGAACGGGTCGACCACCGGCGGGCGAGCCTCACCCGCGAGCGAACCGTCCACGCCATCGAGGGCGACCTGATCGAGCCGACCAGCGCCGAGGTGTCGGTCCACGGGGAGGGCGGCCTCTACATCAAGGAACTCATCAGCGGCGACAACGGCCGGACGGAACCGAGCCTGGCGGGGCTGCTCGAGGTGGGCGCCGAGGTGACGGCCCTGGACGTGATCGCCGTCGAGGGCGAGGACGAACCGTTCGAGCGCGACGAATACTTCCGCGAGCCGTCGTCGGCCTGA
- a CDS encoding PHP domain-containing protein — protein sequence MPYADLHVHTTRSDGSLELADVPAAAHRADVAVVAITDHDRLQPFDQPVVDRDGVTLVQGIELRVETEGGQRVDLLGYGVERTDALVAETERIQRDRRERGRKIVKKVEERLRIDLGLEVDTGFGRPHVARAIASHPDSGYDYRGAFDHLIGNDGPCYVPRDVTSFSEGREILIEACSIVSLAHPLRYPDPESALALAADLDAVELTYPYGREVDLEPVERTIERYDLLATGGTDAHETELGIAGLSQAEYEALELPTPVESV from the coding sequence ATGCCCTACGCCGACCTTCACGTTCACACGACGCGCTCGGACGGCAGCCTCGAGCTCGCCGACGTCCCCGCGGCCGCTCACCGCGCCGACGTCGCTGTCGTCGCCATCACCGACCACGACCGCCTCCAGCCGTTCGACCAGCCGGTCGTCGACCGCGACGGCGTCACGCTCGTCCAGGGAATCGAACTCCGCGTCGAAACCGAGGGCGGCCAGCGCGTCGACCTGCTCGGCTACGGCGTCGAGCGAACCGACGCCCTGGTCGCCGAAACCGAACGCATTCAGCGAGATCGGCGCGAACGCGGGCGGAAGATCGTCAAAAAGGTCGAGGAGCGACTGAGGATCGACCTCGGTCTCGAGGTGGACACCGGCTTCGGCCGACCACACGTTGCTCGAGCCATCGCAAGCCACCCCGATTCGGGTTACGACTACAGGGGGGCGTTCGACCACCTCATCGGGAACGACGGGCCGTGTTACGTACCGCGGGACGTCACGTCGTTCTCGGAGGGACGCGAGATCCTCATCGAGGCCTGTTCGATCGTCTCGCTGGCTCATCCCCTGCGATACCCCGATCCCGAATCCGCACTCGCGCTGGCGGCCGACCTCGACGCCGTCGAGCTGACCTACCCCTACGGTCGCGAGGTCGACCTCGAGCCGGTCGAGCGAACCATCGAGCGCTACGACCTGCTCGCGACCGGGGGGACGGACGCCCACGAGACGGAACTGGGCATCGCCGGGTTGTCGCAGGCGGAGTACGAGGCCCTGGAGTTACCGACACCCGTCGAGAGCGTCTGA
- a CDS encoding 4Fe-4S dicluster domain-containing protein, giving the protein MAIDPQFHENREKVGEENGVAVWGPVDEPEELGIHGTHVAVDYDICIADGACLEDCPVDVFTWVDTPGHPESDQKAEPTKEAQCIDCMLCVDVCPVDAIDVDAGRTA; this is encoded by the coding sequence ATGGCCATTGATCCGCAGTTCCACGAGAATCGAGAGAAAGTCGGCGAGGAGAACGGCGTCGCCGTCTGGGGGCCAGTCGACGAACCCGAGGAACTCGGGATCCACGGTACCCACGTCGCCGTCGACTACGACATCTGCATCGCGGACGGGGCCTGCCTCGAGGACTGTCCCGTCGACGTCTTCACCTGGGTCGACACGCCGGGTCACCCCGAGAGCGATCAAAAGGCCGAACCGACGAAGGAGGCCCAGTGCATCGACTGCATGCTCTGTGTCGACGTCTGTCCGGTAGATGCAATCGACGTAGACGCGGGTCGCACGGCTTGA
- a CDS encoding DUF5786 family protein, translated as MSMGAYDEDEHERRERQVSRVDTDFDDERTIHEGTIEYDSGDSADALLDKFREIKSN; from the coding sequence ATGTCAATGGGTGCCTATGACGAAGACGAACACGAGCGACGCGAACGCCAGGTGTCCCGGGTTGACACCGACTTCGACGACGAACGAACGATCCACGAGGGAACGATCGAGTACGACTCCGGCGACTCCGCCGACGCGCTACTCGATAAGTTCCGCGAGATAAAGTCGAACTGA
- a CDS encoding rubrerythrin family protein has translation MTDTDTFLETIEDENRTPLSRLGSSKSLYAATEGDIDTEPVLRAAADAEYAAWQTFETWADDESHDDARQTFAAAASDENDHYETVTDLLEDDHDPEEAETPALHEFLRERGDTVSRLGGLLGRILASDRSKSQTVGFFVGSADPRTAQVFRDFGDDLETQREATLEALSTICESEDDWNRAQDAATGAIEAAYGEYVETLEGLGANPKPVC, from the coding sequence ATGACCGACACCGACACCTTCCTCGAGACCATCGAAGACGAGAACCGGACTCCCCTCTCGCGACTCGGCTCCTCGAAGTCGCTGTACGCCGCGACCGAAGGCGACATCGACACCGAACCCGTCCTCCGGGCGGCCGCCGATGCCGAGTACGCTGCCTGGCAGACGTTCGAGACGTGGGCCGACGACGAATCCCACGACGATGCTCGCCAGACCTTCGCGGCGGCCGCGAGCGACGAGAACGACCACTACGAGACCGTCACTGACCTCCTCGAGGACGATCACGACCCGGAGGAAGCGGAGACGCCCGCGCTCCACGAGTTCCTTCGCGAGCGCGGGGACACCGTCTCCCGGCTGGGTGGCCTCCTCGGCCGCATCCTCGCGAGCGACCGCTCGAAGAGCCAGACCGTCGGCTTCTTCGTCGGCAGTGCCGACCCCCGGACCGCCCAGGTCTTCCGGGACTTCGGCGACGACCTCGAGACCCAGCGGGAGGCGACGCTCGAGGCGCTCTCGACGATCTGTGAATCCGAGGACGACTGGAACCGGGCCCAGGACGCCGCGACGGGAGCGATCGAAGCGGCCTACGGCGAGTACGTCGAGACGCTCGAGGGGCTGGGGGCAAACCCGAAACCGGTCTGTTGA
- a CDS encoding DUF5784 family protein, translating to MARPLRFRYSPQRWSDQRVRQEIFNPLNGNIGARDAGPWYAIGGSWNTHRFEMANGDVALFARSDDDAYWMGNTETPSSLWRTDKFAWEDVPYQVARWAQRELLATLHEREPWLADYPYLSWFFLPVFMSKDGRKSTRAFFREHAAGFPDAGRREATRFIEEILETGALDPYRDVMAGKLGTSPHVDQVRMSAAMAEFIAAKILVDAGYEITPEIEVTTGHSLDYRAEDTATGTNVLVEVTRPQPPANRAAAGPVAAVRDTAETKTSGQLANHGGGATLFVDCSSFPDDAWAAVRGEQPDVRHRPAVVYRARPDGRVEGYQKGSVPLDLEDAISFVD from the coding sequence GTGGCACGGCCGCTTCGCTTTCGATACTCGCCCCAGCGCTGGTCCGACCAGCGCGTCAGACAGGAGATTTTCAACCCGCTGAACGGTAATATCGGGGCTCGAGACGCCGGTCCGTGGTACGCGATCGGCGGTTCGTGGAACACCCACCGATTCGAGATGGCCAACGGCGACGTCGCCCTCTTCGCTCGCTCGGACGACGACGCCTACTGGATGGGCAACACCGAGACCCCGTCCTCGCTGTGGCGAACGGACAAGTTCGCCTGGGAAGACGTCCCCTACCAGGTCGCCCGGTGGGCCCAGCGGGAACTCCTCGCGACGCTCCACGAGCGCGAACCCTGGCTGGCCGACTACCCCTACCTCTCGTGGTTCTTCCTCCCGGTCTTCATGTCCAAAGACGGCCGCAAGTCGACGCGAGCGTTCTTCCGCGAACACGCCGCAGGCTTCCCGGACGCAGGCCGGCGAGAAGCGACACGCTTCATCGAAGAAATCCTCGAGACCGGCGCGCTCGACCCCTACCGCGACGTGATGGCGGGCAAACTCGGCACGAGCCCACACGTCGACCAGGTTCGCATGAGCGCGGCGATGGCGGAGTTCATCGCGGCGAAGATTCTCGTCGACGCCGGCTACGAGATTACGCCAGAGATTGAAGTGACGACGGGCCACTCGCTCGACTATCGAGCCGAGGACACCGCGACCGGCACGAACGTGCTGGTCGAGGTCACCCGTCCCCAGCCCCCAGCCAACCGCGCCGCCGCGGGCCCCGTCGCTGCCGTCAGGGACACCGCGGAAACGAAGACCAGCGGCCAGCTAGCAAATCACGGTGGCGGCGCGACGCTCTTCGTGGACTGCTCGAGTTTCCCCGACGACGCCTGGGCGGCCGTCCGGGGCGAACAGCCGGACGTTCGCCATCGGCCCGCGGTGGTCTACCGCGCTCGCCCCGACGGGCGCGTCGAAGGGTATCAAAAGGGGTCGGTACCGCTCGACCTCGAGGACGCGATTTCGTTCGTCGATTGA
- a CDS encoding DUF6757 family protein — MNCHYCDQEAAFAAESDGLRVGLCEEHFRERLQELAEADGLETLKERVNVDRAE, encoded by the coding sequence ATGAACTGCCACTACTGCGACCAGGAAGCCGCTTTCGCCGCCGAGTCCGACGGGCTCAGAGTCGGCCTCTGTGAGGAGCACTTCCGGGAGCGGTTGCAGGAGCTCGCCGAGGCAGACGGGCTCGAGACGCTGAAAGAACGGGTCAACGTCGACCGGGCGGAGTGA
- a CDS encoding S1C family serine protease codes for MTDPRPSRRRVLSMAATGAFAAVAGCAEPGSSSSAVPFDQDNTTIDVDQEDRADGSAYTEVYEATGDAVTLVRVAENGQDGSQIPTQGEGSGFLYGDGYLVTNDHVVFSSTDVDVDVQYADGRWASGEVIGTDFYSDLAVVELEEVPESTTPLSFAEERPVVGQEVLAIGNPVRLDGSMSQGIVSGVNRAVSPGWHDFSYPNVVQTDAAVNPGNSGGPLVDMNGAVVGVVHATQGDNIGFAISAALSRRVVPALVDQGEFRHSHMGIRLVPVDPTLAEANDLERAQGVLVVETPDGGPADDVLEPSEIENGIPVGGDVIREIDGEPIPDNHALSTYLALETDPGDTVSIAVMRDGEERTVELTLGERPEPDRGPF; via the coding sequence ATGACCGACCCACGACCGAGCCGTCGCCGCGTCCTCTCGATGGCCGCCACCGGCGCGTTCGCCGCCGTCGCGGGCTGTGCCGAACCCGGCTCGTCCTCGAGCGCGGTGCCGTTCGACCAGGACAACACGACGATCGACGTCGACCAGGAAGACCGGGCCGACGGCTCGGCGTACACCGAGGTGTACGAGGCCACGGGCGATGCCGTGACGCTCGTCCGCGTGGCGGAGAACGGTCAGGACGGGAGCCAGATCCCGACGCAAGGTGAGGGATCGGGGTTCCTGTACGGCGACGGCTACCTCGTGACCAACGACCACGTCGTCTTCAGCAGCACGGACGTCGACGTCGACGTCCAGTACGCCGACGGCCGCTGGGCGAGCGGTGAGGTGATCGGCACCGACTTCTACAGCGACCTGGCTGTCGTCGAACTCGAGGAGGTTCCCGAGTCGACGACGCCGCTCTCGTTCGCCGAGGAGCGGCCCGTCGTCGGCCAGGAGGTGCTCGCCATCGGCAACCCGGTTCGCCTCGACGGCTCGATGTCCCAGGGGATCGTCAGCGGCGTCAACCGGGCCGTCTCCCCCGGCTGGCACGACTTCTCCTACCCAAATGTCGTCCAGACCGACGCGGCAGTCAACCCCGGCAACAGCGGTGGCCCGCTCGTAGACATGAACGGCGCAGTCGTCGGCGTCGTCCACGCCACCCAGGGCGACAACATCGGCTTCGCCATCTCCGCGGCGCTCTCGCGTCGCGTGGTCCCAGCGCTCGTCGATCAGGGCGAGTTCCGCCACTCTCACATGGGGATTCGTCTCGTCCCGGTCGATCCCACGCTCGCCGAGGCCAACGACCTCGAGCGCGCCCAGGGGGTCCTGGTGGTCGAGACGCCGGACGGCGGGCCCGCAGACGACGTCCTGGAACCGAGCGAGATCGAGAACGGGATTCCGGTTGGCGGCGACGTAATCCGGGAGATCGACGGCGAACCGATCCCGGACAATCACGCGCTCTCGACGTACCTCGCCCTCGAGACCGACCCCGGCGATACGGTCTCGATTGCGGTGATGCGCGACGGCGAGGAGCGAACCGTCGAGTTGACCCTCGGGGAGCGACCCGAGCCGGATCGGGGTCCGTTCTGA
- a CDS encoding YkgJ family cysteine cluster protein gives MQVYCQGCAGCCIDWRPLLESDQRDAIEHERRGLGVVPDEGTAEETETEAGTETRTDGTPIRRRNAIDDVYNLVPLTRDEVRAFLEAEFGDVLIPRLWEADAVDESVSIDGYDVAAIAGRPAFFVGLRKPPKPVAPFGREDADWLPTCTFLDPETLQCRIHGDDLYPSECAEYPAHNVALEQQTECERVEEAIGGERIRFEESSDDERTSRDEEGVTVDVEATDGLLLGPQAIGQKLFVHPDPDALEGRLERLVSDDLTTEDRAAFVAVAAASAPGTLAISDNHYDQAYERVLEADSWAGAAIREWERRASETSADPSQGEAVEVARGAPETPGWPDSSEE, from the coding sequence ATGCAGGTGTACTGCCAGGGCTGTGCTGGCTGTTGCATCGACTGGCGACCGTTGCTCGAGTCCGATCAGCGAGACGCCATCGAGCACGAGCGACGTGGCCTGGGCGTCGTTCCAGACGAGGGGACTGCGGAGGAAACGGAGACGGAGGCGGGAACGGAAACGCGGACAGATGGCACCCCGATTCGCCGTCGAAACGCGATCGACGACGTCTACAACCTCGTGCCGCTCACCCGCGACGAGGTCCGGGCGTTCCTCGAGGCCGAGTTCGGGGACGTACTAATCCCCCGACTGTGGGAGGCCGACGCGGTCGACGAGTCCGTCTCGATCGATGGCTACGACGTCGCCGCCATCGCCGGCCGCCCGGCCTTCTTCGTCGGACTCAGGAAGCCCCCGAAGCCGGTCGCTCCCTTCGGTCGCGAGGACGCCGACTGGCTCCCGACCTGTACGTTTCTCGACCCCGAAACCCTCCAGTGTCGCATCCACGGCGACGACCTGTACCCGAGCGAGTGCGCGGAGTACCCCGCTCACAACGTCGCTCTCGAGCAGCAGACCGAGTGCGAACGCGTCGAAGAGGCGATCGGCGGCGAGCGAATACGGTTCGAGGAATCGAGCGACGACGAACGGACGAGCCGGGACGAGGAGGGCGTCACCGTCGACGTCGAAGCCACCGACGGCCTGCTCCTCGGCCCCCAGGCGATCGGCCAGAAGCTGTTCGTCCACCCCGATCCCGACGCCCTCGAGGGGCGCCTCGAGCGCCTCGTGTCGGACGACCTCACGACCGAGGATCGGGCGGCCTTCGTCGCCGTCGCTGCCGCCTCCGCGCCCGGGACGCTCGCAATTTCCGACAACCATTACGACCAAGCGTACGAGCGGGTTCTGGAGGCCGACTCCTGGGCGGGAGCGGCTATCCGCGAGTGGGAACGGCGCGCGTCGGAAACGTCGGCCGACCCGTCCCAGGGCGAGGCCGTCGAAGTCGCTCGCGGCGCTCCCGAGACGCCGGGCTGGCCCGACTCGAGCGAGGAGTAG